GAAGGGGCGATCGCCCTGTGGCGATTCGGGGCTGCGACCTGGCTCGAACGCCAACGGGGGTTCGCGGCCTGTCTGTTGGCCAGCGACGATTTCAACCTGATCCACGCGGTCTATCCCAGCGAAACCGGTCTACCCGCCACCCGCGTGGCACGCAAGCGCGGGGTTCCCTGCCTGCTGGCCGCGCGCGGCAACGATCTCGACCGCGATGCCGATCGCCCCGAACGAGGGCCGGCCCTGCGCGAGGCGCTGGGCCTGGCGGATGCCGTGGTCGGCGTCAGTCACGCCCTGACGGCCAAGGCGCACCAGCTGGGCGCCAGCGGACAGCTGGTCACGATTCCCAACGGCGTCTCCCCTTCCCGCTTCCGTCCCTTCCCGCGTGACCCGGCGCTGGCCGCGCGGCTCGGTCTGCCGGGCGAACAGGCTTTCCCGCTGATTGCCTTCATCGGTGAAGCCCGCCCCAAGAAGGGCCTCGACGTCATGCTGACGGCTTTCCAGCGGTTGCGCCGGTACCATCCAACCGCCTGCCTTTGGCTGATGGGCGGCCTCCGCGAGGACGGGCAGGCGACCTGGGAGGCCTTCCGCGCGGCGCATCCGGCGGACGCGCAGGCCGTGCGAATCGACCCGGGCTACCACCCCGACGACCTGCCCCCGCTGATGGCCCTGGCGGACCTGGCCTGGCTGCCGGCCCACCAGGACGGCCTGCCGAACGGCTTGCTGGAGGCCATGGCCTGCGGCCTCCCGAGCGTGGCGAGTGCGGTGGGCGGTATCCCCGACGCGCTGGCCCACGGGCCGCTCGCAGACCTGCTGATTCCCCCTGGCGATGCCGAGGCCCTCGTCACGACCACGCGGGCCCTGCTCCAGGACCCGGCGCGCCGGCAGGCGTTGGCCCAAGCCGGACGCCAACGGGTGATCGAGGCGTTCTCACCGGAGGCCGAGTGCGCGGCCTATCGAGACCTGTATTCCAGCTTGCTGGCGCAGACCCCCAGGTCGGCGTAGATCCGGCGCCAGGCCGCGTGGACGTGGGACCAGTCCCAGTGGGCGGCGATCGCCCTGGCCCCCGCCCCGAGCCGGGCCCGCAGCGCGGCGTCGTCCAGCAACTGGCGCAGCGCGCGCGACCAAGCCGCCGGGTCATCCGGCGGCACCAGCCAGGCCGTCTCGCCGTGGCGGAACAGGGCTTCCACCGGCGGCACCGCGCTGGCCAGAATCGGCTTGCCCGCGGCCGCGTATTCCAGCAACTTGAGCGGGCAGCAGCCCTGTATCAGGTTGCGCGCGCTGCCATCCAGCGGCGCCACGCACAGGCGCGCCCGCGCCAGCAGGGCGGGCACGTCCGCCGGCGCCACCGGCGCTGAAATCAACAGGCGGCCGGCG
This genomic stretch from Candidatus Sericytochromatia bacterium harbors:
- a CDS encoding glycosyltransferase family 4 protein, translated to MTPETGSLQRVAMLVPRWPPDPGGVAGAAARLSRNLAPHMSLRVIIPDPRLPVGQVQIGQEGAIALWRFGAATWLERQRGFAACLLASDDFNLIHAVYPSETGLPATRVARKRGVPCLLAARGNDLDRDADRPERGPALREALGLADAVVGVSHALTAKAHQLGASGQLVTIPNGVSPSRFRPFPRDPALAARLGLPGEQAFPLIAFIGEARPKKGLDVMLTAFQRLRRYHPTACLWLMGGLREDGQATWEAFRAAHPADAQAVRIDPGYHPDDLPPLMALADLAWLPAHQDGLPNGLLEAMACGLPSVASAVGGIPDALAHGPLADLLIPPGDAEALVTTTRALLQDPARRQALAQAGRQRVIEAFSPEAECAAYRDLYSSLLAQTPRSA
- a CDS encoding glycosyltransferase family 4 protein is translated as VSPVTARCLVDLGAEAKRVEVVPNGVTLADYPPRADDDEGPELLYLGTLAPWQGLDTLLVALADLPPAVRLRVVGPAGRGWAARLRTRAAQLGVAGRLLISAPVAPADVPALLARARLCVAPLDGSARNLIQGCCPLKLLEYAAAGKPILASAVPPVEALFRHGETAWLVPPDDPAAWSRALRQLLDDAALRARLGAGARAIAAHWDWSHVHAAWRRIYADLGVCASKLEYRSR